A stretch of the Lolium perenne isolate Kyuss_39 chromosome 3, Kyuss_2.0, whole genome shotgun sequence genome encodes the following:
- the LOC139838675 gene encoding uncharacterized protein translates to MGDNRDLAKALEKLAELITTKGDGGGGSAGGGAIVPHTNIGQKLELQANEIKLEGVANYLRWSRRALLILNSKGLDERVSGEAAEPADKASPEWKQWNATNSLIVAWLLNSLVPNIAASVEALTKASEVWDTLSNLYSGKGNIMLIAEIEDKVHDLQQGNKSVMAYVAELQHLWGDLDHVDPLELAHGECVSAAASWIERRRVMKFLKGLNQDFEGRRAALLHQTTTPSLKEAIAAMSREEVRLNMTKGSDSVPHPTFYTTERQEMRDCYTCGQKGHLKHQCTSFATPSRGRGGYTHGRGSYRGRGDGRGGGQPYGQ, encoded by the coding sequence ATGGGGGACAACAGGGATTTGGCCAAGGCTCTGGAGAAGCTGGCAGAACTTATCACTACcaaaggagatggaggaggaggatctgCTGGAGGGGGAGCAATCGTTCCTCATACCAACATCGGTCAGAAACTTGAGCTGCAGGCGAATGAAATCAAGTTGGAAGGAGTGGCCAACTATCTCCGGTGGTCAAGGAGGGCACTGCTGATTTTGAACTCAAAAGGGCTGGATGAACGTGTGAGTGGTGAAGCTGCAGAACCAGCGGACAAGGCCAGTCCGGAATGGAAACAGTGGAATGCCACAAATTCTCTGATTGTGGCATGGTTGCTTAACTCTTTGGTTCCTAACATTGCTGCTTCTGTAGAGGCACTCACAAAAGCTTCAGAGGTATGGGACACCTTATCAAATCTATATTCTGGAAAGGGGAACATTATGTTGATTGCTGAGATTGAGGATAAAGTGCATGACTTGCAACAAGGAAACAAATCTGTGATGGCATATGTGGCTGAGTTGCAGCATCTTTGGGGAGATTTAGATCATGTTGATCCTCTGGAACTTGCCCATGGGGAGTGTGTGAGTGCTGCTGCAAGCTGGATTGAACGTCGGCGAGTCATGAAGTTCTTGAAAGGTCTCAATCAAGATTTTGAGGGGAGAAGGGCTGCTTTACTGCATCAAACCACTACCCCTTCTCTCAAAGAAGCCATTGCAGCTATGTCCAGAGAGGAAGTGCGTCTGAATATGACAAAGGGAAGCGATTCTGTCCCGCATCCGACCTTCTACACTACCGAGAGACAAGAGATGAGAGACTGCTATACTTGTGGACAAAAGGGACACTTGAAGCATCAATGTACCTCCTTTGCTACACCCAGTAGGGGGAGAGGAGGATACACACATGGCAGAGGAAGCTACAGAGGAAGAGGTGATGGCAGAGGTGGTGGACAGCCATATGGACAGTAG